In Paenibacillus sp. G2S3, a single window of DNA contains:
- a CDS encoding response regulator, whose translation MYRLLIVDDLPIIVDGLLELFNETDHLQLEVMKAYSGEEALEVLSHHRIDIVISDIKMPGLEGIELLREIKSQWPACKVIFLTGYNDFHYAKSAITYGGFDYILKVESDEKIIQSVERAIEKIEEENNQEQMIARAQSKMRLALPSLQKEYVWELFQGKHVSDSQLKQAFKEIDIRLDATLPVYLLIGRVDAWKEMFTTPDKALLTYAVQNICDEYLSMQVRCYSVVFELSKIVWMIQPKIPDGSSIEYGDQDWLRAHRYTSGILETVQGNCKQLLSLSVSFLLGGEATTWDNISDRFHSIKYGLVQGHGLFNEVILTDKDIQREVNGDVNGNYHDAFYHARVQLLMSCLENNHREQFNKLYAELTSIWNDEDSPNGRKIELYHSLSAIFLFYIHKNREIRDYINTLMDLDKLYRYGDSASWSELIQYFSQMADCFFEWNALRGTQLPTEVVNKVHRYIEEHISTDISLNALADYVSLNPSYLSRLYKQITGMGLSKYVNDYRNLIAKDMLLNTSMKVNEIAAALGYNSALAFIRFFKKQNETTPQDFRMTRTHIQNQGQ comes from the coding sequence ATGTACCGACTGCTAATCGTCGATGACCTTCCCATTATTGTCGATGGTCTTCTGGAGCTATTCAATGAGACCGATCATTTACAACTCGAGGTTATGAAGGCGTATTCAGGTGAAGAAGCACTGGAGGTACTGTCTCATCATCGTATTGATATCGTGATTTCCGACATTAAGATGCCTGGACTGGAAGGGATTGAGCTGCTTCGGGAAATCAAATCCCAGTGGCCGGCCTGCAAAGTTATTTTCTTAACAGGATACAATGATTTTCATTATGCTAAGAGCGCAATTACGTACGGTGGGTTCGATTATATTCTGAAGGTCGAAAGTGATGAGAAAATTATTCAGTCCGTAGAACGGGCGATTGAGAAAATTGAAGAAGAAAATAACCAAGAACAGATGATCGCTAGAGCACAATCCAAAATGAGACTGGCATTGCCCTCCCTGCAAAAAGAGTATGTGTGGGAGCTCTTTCAAGGCAAGCATGTATCGGATAGCCAATTAAAGCAGGCGTTCAAAGAAATCGATATCCGGCTTGATGCGACATTGCCGGTTTACTTGCTCATAGGCAGGGTAGACGCATGGAAAGAAATGTTCACGACGCCGGATAAAGCGTTATTGACTTACGCCGTACAGAACATTTGCGATGAGTATTTGTCCATGCAGGTCAGATGCTATTCCGTTGTATTCGAGTTATCCAAAATCGTCTGGATGATTCAACCGAAAATCCCGGATGGATCGTCTATCGAATACGGGGATCAGGATTGGCTCAGAGCTCATCGTTATACGAGCGGTATTCTGGAGACTGTACAGGGAAATTGCAAGCAATTGCTGAGTCTATCGGTTTCTTTCCTCCTTGGAGGTGAAGCAACGACATGGGATAACATATCTGATCGGTTTCACTCGATCAAATACGGCCTGGTACAAGGACATGGATTATTTAATGAGGTCATATTGACCGATAAAGACATTCAAAGAGAAGTGAACGGTGATGTGAACGGGAACTACCACGATGCCTTCTATCACGCCCGTGTTCAATTGCTGATGTCTTGTCTCGAGAATAATCATCGGGAGCAATTCAACAAGCTGTATGCCGAACTAACGTCCATTTGGAATGATGAGGATTCGCCAAATGGGCGGAAGATCGAACTGTATCATTCGCTTTCAGCTATTTTTCTGTTCTATATCCATAAGAATCGGGAAATTCGGGATTACATCAATACGCTGATGGATCTGGATAAGTTATATCGCTATGGAGATTCCGCATCATGGTCGGAGCTGATTCAATACTTCTCGCAAATGGCGGATTGCTTCTTCGAGTGGAATGCGCTGCGGGGTACGCAATTACCGACAGAAGTCGTGAATAAGGTACATCGATATATTGAAGAACATATTTCCACTGATATTTCCTTAAATGCGCTGGCCGATTACGTGAGCTTGAATCCATCGTATTTGTCCCGACTTTATAAGCAAATCACTGGAATGGGGTTATCTAAATATGTGAACGACTATCGTAATCTGATCGCCAAAGAT
- a CDS encoding histidine kinase: MKIRFLIKDSSIFQKIMAAFLAALFPLMAITWLINEKGSDNIRSEISESILNTTRFYLDSLDKEADRISRYLPNYVMDKDLMEIATTGNYMSYYDRAQKILDIQRRLELMKNSSPFIQEARAYIPLIDRTILSNKFETSMNKQEYASMQQNKRLYEEPFIYWNDRLFISMQYPINTVKNPIYIVAVELSTTKIRETLSQIGSSRGGQSVLLNLERGWEIESNMDPELLEQMKSFAADKRELQKDEGYETIMYNGKRFLTVYKYSSLWNSYSIMCIPEETILGSLEIYRTLFWWACALAVGIVVFFSYFLLRFIYRPLMKLVHSFRRVQQNRLEPIVIDRGADEFGYLYQAFNNTIRSLKTLIEENYEQQIRNQRSELKRLQSQINPHFLYNCFFVLCRLIKSENQKEKAYQFCLYIGQYFQFITRDDEDDIPLGLEVNHSRTYVDMQTICYGDRIQVKFEGDVPDLFVPRLILQPIIENAYKHALGNMIQQGELWVHCERVGDVFSIYVEDNGRSISDAEIAQLQKRLRQSTTRMEETTGIINVHRRIQLRYGEEYGITVSRSALGGLQVRINLSAN; the protein is encoded by the coding sequence ATGAAAATCCGATTCTTGATTAAAGATTCCTCTATATTCCAGAAAATAATGGCTGCCTTTCTGGCAGCCTTGTTTCCGCTCATGGCGATTACCTGGTTGATTAATGAGAAGGGTTCGGACAATATTCGGAGTGAAATTTCCGAGTCTATTCTAAATACGACTCGCTTTTATCTGGATTCACTCGACAAGGAAGCAGACCGGATCAGCCGTTATTTGCCGAACTATGTGATGGACAAAGACTTGATGGAAATTGCAACTACAGGCAATTACATGAGTTATTACGATCGTGCGCAAAAAATATTAGATATCCAAAGACGGCTTGAATTGATGAAGAACTCAAGTCCATTTATTCAAGAAGCAAGGGCGTATATCCCTCTTATCGACCGAACGATTCTTAGCAATAAATTTGAAACTTCGATGAATAAGCAGGAATATGCTTCTATGCAGCAAAACAAGAGATTATACGAAGAACCTTTCATTTACTGGAACGATCGATTATTTATTTCCATGCAATACCCCATTAACACCGTTAAAAATCCGATTTATATCGTTGCGGTTGAATTATCGACTACCAAAATCAGAGAAACGTTATCTCAAATCGGCAGCTCGCGTGGTGGACAGAGCGTATTGCTCAATCTGGAACGTGGTTGGGAGATCGAGAGTAACATGGATCCGGAACTGCTGGAACAAATGAAATCCTTCGCTGCGGATAAGCGGGAATTGCAAAAAGACGAAGGATACGAAACGATTATGTATAATGGTAAGCGGTTTCTTACAGTATATAAATACTCCAGTCTCTGGAATTCCTATTCGATTATGTGCATTCCCGAAGAGACGATCTTGGGTTCTCTTGAGATCTATCGAACATTGTTCTGGTGGGCTTGCGCGCTAGCTGTGGGTATTGTCGTGTTCTTCTCCTACTTTCTATTACGATTTATCTATCGCCCATTAATGAAGCTTGTGCATTCCTTTCGGCGCGTTCAGCAGAATAGGCTGGAACCGATCGTGATCGATCGTGGAGCCGATGAGTTCGGGTATTTGTACCAAGCTTTTAATAATACGATCCGATCCTTGAAAACACTAATCGAGGAAAATTACGAGCAGCAAATCAGGAACCAGCGTTCCGAACTGAAACGATTGCAATCGCAAATTAATCCTCATTTTTTATATAATTGTTTTTTTGTATTGTGCCGGTTAATTAAATCCGAGAATCAGAAGGAAAAGGCTTATCAATTCTGCCTGTACATCGGACAATATTTTCAGTTCATTACTCGCGATGACGAGGATGATATTCCGCTGGGGCTGGAGGTCAATCATTCTCGTACGTATGTAGACATGCAAACCATATGTTACGGAGACCGTATTCAAGTCAAGTTCGAAGGTGATGTTCCCGATCTCTTCGTGCCGAGGCTGATTCTGCAGCCGATCATCGAAAATGCTTATAAGCATGCCTTGGGTAATATGATTCAGCAGGGTGAGCTATGGGTTCATTGTGAGCGGGTGGGCGATGTATTCTCCATCTATGTCGAAGATAATGGCCGAAGCATCTCCGATGCGGAGATCGCACAGCTTCAGAAGCGACTGCGTCAATCCACCACTCGGATGGAGGAAACAACCGGAATCATAAATGTGCATCGCAGAATACAGCTGCGGTACGGTGAGGAATATGGCATTACAGTGTCACGTTCTGCTCTTGGTGGACTTCAAGTAAGAATCAATCTGAGCGCGAACTAG
- a CDS encoding carbohydrate ABC transporter permease, with protein MRTDRSFGRKLFLICNFIFLASVSLLCLMPIIHILALSFSSGQAASAGKVILWPVEFTTAAYANVFGKPEYLRAFWVSIQRVLMGTTISMFLTIITAYPLSKDSRQFRLRTYYSWFFVFTILFSGGLIPNYLTVKNLGMLDTIWALVLPGAVTVFNVILLLNFYRSLPKELEESSLLDGAGQFTTLWKIYVPLSLPALATTGLFTMVGHWNSWFDGMIYMNHPENYPLQTFLQTIIIKMDFRFIKPERAELMLKLSDRTSRAAQIFVAAFPILIVYPFLQRFFIKGIVMGSVKE; from the coding sequence GTGCGTACTGACAGATCATTCGGAAGGAAATTGTTTTTGATATGTAATTTCATTTTTCTGGCATCCGTATCTTTGTTATGCCTCATGCCTATTATTCATATTTTGGCGCTGTCGTTCAGCTCCGGGCAGGCAGCATCCGCCGGAAAAGTCATCCTGTGGCCAGTTGAATTCACAACGGCTGCTTATGCTAACGTATTTGGAAAACCTGAATATTTACGCGCATTCTGGGTATCGATTCAGCGGGTCCTTATGGGAACGACAATCAGCATGTTCCTTACAATTATCACGGCCTATCCATTATCCAAAGATTCTCGCCAATTTCGGCTGCGGACCTACTATTCATGGTTCTTCGTATTCACGATTTTATTCAGTGGCGGGCTTATTCCAAACTATTTAACCGTGAAGAACCTTGGGATGCTTGATACCATCTGGGCTTTGGTGCTGCCAGGAGCGGTCACGGTGTTCAACGTTATTCTTCTGCTGAATTTCTATCGCAGTCTGCCCAAAGAACTTGAGGAATCTTCGCTACTCGATGGAGCGGGTCAATTTACTACCTTATGGAAAATATATGTGCCGCTATCGTTGCCGGCATTGGCAACGACAGGTCTTTTCACCATGGTGGGGCATTGGAATAGCTGGTTTGACGGTATGATTTACATGAATCATCCCGAGAATTATCCGCTGCAGACCTTCCTGCAGACGATCATTATCAAAATGGATTTCCGCTTTATTAAACCTGAGAGGGCAGAATTAATGCTCAAATTGTCCGATCGTACGAGCAGAGCCGCTCAAATTTTCGTAGCAGCATTTCCGATTCTAATCGTGTATCCGTTCTTGCAGCGGTTCTTCATTAAAGGAATTGTGATGGGGAGTGTCAAAGAATAA
- a CDS encoding ABC transporter permease subunit: MNVLTRIWKREWPLHLMLVPGIVLVLIFSYIPMAGIMMAFQKYVPNKGLFGSPFIGLKNFQLLMDYPDIGRIFFNTVYIAVMKIVAGMVVPVTIAILLNELRKEWVKRTFQTLVYLPHFLSWVLLSGILIDVLSPSSGILNQVLGLFGINPVFFLGDNKWFPYVMVISDVWKEFGFGTIVYLAALTGINPSLYEAAEIDGAGRFKQTLHVTLPGMLPIIVLMFTLSIGNVLNAGFDQIFNLYSPPVYESADIIDTFVYRMGIEQAQFGFATAVGLLKSVISFVFVSMSYILAYRVANYRIF; this comes from the coding sequence ATGAATGTATTAACGCGTATATGGAAAAGGGAGTGGCCGCTTCACTTGATGTTGGTTCCTGGGATCGTATTGGTCCTCATCTTCAGTTATATCCCGATGGCCGGCATTATGATGGCCTTTCAGAAATACGTACCGAATAAAGGATTGTTCGGCTCACCATTTATTGGTCTTAAAAACTTTCAGTTACTGATGGATTACCCCGATATCGGCCGGATATTCTTCAATACAGTATACATTGCGGTGATGAAAATTGTAGCAGGCATGGTCGTTCCGGTCACCATAGCGATACTGCTGAATGAGCTGCGGAAAGAATGGGTCAAACGGACCTTCCAGACGCTCGTGTACTTGCCGCATTTTCTATCATGGGTCTTGTTAAGCGGTATTCTAATCGATGTATTGTCTCCATCTTCCGGTATTCTCAATCAAGTGCTTGGCTTGTTTGGTATCAACCCTGTTTTTTTCCTGGGAGACAATAAATGGTTCCCTTATGTCATGGTCATATCGGATGTATGGAAAGAGTTCGGATTTGGTACGATTGTCTATCTGGCTGCGCTTACCGGTATTAATCCGTCACTGTACGAGGCAGCGGAGATCGACGGCGCAGGACGCTTTAAGCAGACGTTACATGTGACGCTGCCGGGGATGCTTCCTATTATCGTTCTCATGTTTACGCTTAGTATCGGGAATGTACTGAATGCCGGATTTGATCAAATCTTCAATCTATACAGTCCTCCGGTCTATGAGAGCGCGGATATTATCGATACCTTCGTATATCGTATGGGGATTGAGCAAGCACAGTTCGGTTTCGCTACGGCCGTAGGACTACTGAAATCCGTCATCTCTTTCGTATTCGTATCTATGTCCTATATCTTAGCCTATCGTGTAGCGAATTACCGCATTTTCTAA